The Paenibacillus uliginis N3/975 genome has a window encoding:
- a CDS encoding RsmB/NOP family class I SAM-dependent RNA methyltransferase, producing MALRLPAPFEAKMKSLLGDEYEQFKQSYEQTPHAGIRINTLKISKEQFNEISPFELEPIPWCGTGYYVEEGVRPGRHPYYHAGLYYIQEPSAMAPVELLEVEPGDRVLDLCAAPGGKSTQIAAKLAGSGLLVSNDLHPDRTKALAKNVEMYGVRNAVVLNENPERIAEAFPQFFTKILIDAPCSGEGMFRKDEDMLKYWDESSPLKYADMQKDILSSAAKMLCRGGRLVYSTCTFSPEENEGMIAAFLKDHSEFSVVPIGDSEWFSPGEAQWVEEHNKSQGGMIGLDCDSCIQQTLGTGRLWPHRVRGEGHFFAVLRRDGEQEEQADLVEMGEERALPVSSPRKKRQESRNNGDRLKEKKLSGSKRSGGRTESYRKESEPGSLTVFYDFVREQLNLDLSAGYPVMYGNYIYLSPLPESRLQGLKTVRAGWYMGQIKNGRFVPGHPLATALNPCEARRSVSLSSQDGEAVRYLKGETLEIPSDRIHYESVTDTKGYVLVCIDGYSAGWGKWQSGMLKNEYPAGWRWTSV from the coding sequence ATGGCATTACGACTCCCAGCGCCTTTTGAGGCGAAGATGAAGTCGCTCCTTGGCGATGAGTATGAACAGTTTAAACAATCCTATGAACAAACTCCTCATGCAGGCATCCGGATTAATACATTAAAGATTAGCAAAGAACAATTTAATGAGATCTCTCCGTTTGAGCTGGAGCCCATTCCTTGGTGTGGAACCGGATATTATGTGGAAGAAGGGGTTCGGCCGGGACGGCACCCGTATTATCATGCTGGTCTGTATTACATTCAAGAGCCTAGTGCCATGGCACCCGTTGAGCTGCTGGAGGTGGAACCGGGTGACCGTGTACTGGATCTGTGCGCTGCACCGGGAGGGAAATCGACCCAGATCGCCGCAAAGCTGGCGGGCTCGGGACTTCTGGTCAGCAATGATCTTCATCCGGACCGGACCAAAGCGCTGGCTAAAAATGTAGAGATGTACGGGGTAAGGAACGCTGTTGTGTTAAATGAAAATCCGGAACGAATTGCTGAAGCTTTTCCACAGTTTTTTACTAAAATCCTGATTGATGCTCCGTGTTCGGGAGAAGGGATGTTCCGTAAAGATGAGGATATGCTAAAGTACTGGGACGAATCCTCACCTCTTAAATATGCAGATATGCAAAAAGACATATTGTCTTCCGCCGCCAAAATGTTATGTAGAGGAGGAAGGCTTGTCTATTCTACATGTACCTTCTCTCCAGAAGAGAACGAAGGGATGATTGCAGCTTTTCTGAAGGACCATTCGGAGTTTTCAGTAGTCCCTATTGGTGACTCCGAGTGGTTCTCACCGGGAGAAGCGCAGTGGGTTGAGGAGCATAACAAGTCGCAGGGCGGGATGATCGGGTTGGATTGCGATTCATGTATTCAGCAGACCCTGGGTACAGGGCGTCTGTGGCCGCACCGGGTTAGAGGAGAAGGGCATTTCTTCGCCGTTCTCCGCCGGGATGGTGAGCAGGAGGAGCAGGCTGATTTGGTTGAAATGGGAGAAGAAAGAGCTTTGCCGGTATCCTCTCCAAGAAAGAAACGTCAAGAGTCACGAAATAATGGTGATCGTCTGAAAGAAAAAAAGTTATCCGGCTCAAAGCGATCCGGTGGACGGACCGAGTCTTACCGCAAAGAAAGTGAACCGGGTTCACTTACGGTTTTTTACGATTTTGTCCGCGAACAGCTGAATCTGGACCTATCTGCAGGCTATCCTGTAATGTACGGAAACTATATTTACTTGTCTCCACTGCCAGAGAGCCGACTGCAAGGATTAAAGACGGTACGTGCGGGTTGGTATATGGGTCAGATCAAGAATGGGCGGTTTGTTCCGGGCCATCCTCTTGCAACAGCGCTGAATCCTTGTGAGGCTCGTAGATCGGTCAGCTTGTCATCTCAGGACGGGGAAGCTGTGCGATATCTGAAGGGGGAAACGCTAGAGATTCCCTCGGACCGAATTCATTACGAGTCTGTCACCGATACCAAAGGCTATGTGTTAGTATGTATAGATGGGTATTCTGCCGGCTGGGGCAAGTGGCAATCTGGAATGTTAAAAAATGAGTACCCAGCAGGTTGGAGGTGGACATCAGTATGA
- a CDS encoding pseudouridine synthase, with protein MSAKGRTTQRLDKVLSNLGYGSRAELKKIVRQGGITVNGASVKDPGMHVDPYQDTIEIEGEKVLYREFIYLMLHKPPGVISATEDTRDRTVLDLLDKSYLIYEPFPVGRLDKDTEGLLLLTNDGKLAHELLSPRKHVPKTYEADVAGMVSDEDITLFSQGVTLDDGYVTLPAELTVLSVEERENGPLSKISLTIHEGKFHQVKRMFEAVGKKVVYLKRVSMGELKLDESLPIGSYRELTAEELAILGK; from the coding sequence ATGAGTGCCAAGGGCAGAACGACCCAAAGGCTGGATAAAGTGCTCTCTAATCTAGGTTACGGTTCCCGTGCTGAACTGAAGAAGATCGTTAGGCAGGGAGGGATTACCGTGAATGGCGCATCTGTGAAGGATCCGGGAATGCATGTGGATCCGTATCAGGATACCATAGAGATTGAGGGGGAAAAGGTTCTTTACAGGGAGTTTATTTACTTAATGCTGCACAAGCCGCCGGGTGTTATCTCAGCGACAGAGGATACAAGAGACCGCACTGTATTGGATCTGCTGGACAAGTCCTATTTGATCTATGAGCCGTTTCCGGTTGGAAGGCTGGATAAAGACACAGAGGGATTGCTACTGCTAACCAATGATGGCAAGCTCGCTCACGAGCTGCTATCTCCGCGCAAACATGTACCAAAAACGTATGAAGCGGACGTGGCCGGAATGGTATCTGATGAGGATATCACTCTTTTTTCTCAGGGTGTCACGCTGGATGATGGATATGTGACGCTGCCTGCGGAGCTGACGGTGTTATCGGTTGAGGAGCGGGAGAATGGACCGTTGTCCAAAATCTCGCTTACGATTCACGAAGGCAAGTTCCATCAGGTCAAACGGATGTTTGAAGCGGTGGGCAAAAAGGTGGTCTACCTGAAGCGGGTCAGTATGGGAGAACTAAAGCTGGATGAGTCGCTTCCTATCGGTTCATATCGGGAGCTTACAGCGGAAGAGTTGGCGATTTTGGGTAAGTAG
- a CDS encoding HAD family hydrolase, giving the protein MTYKLVALDVDGTLLNDDHVMTERTMNTVMEASNKGIEIVLCTGRGPQNTIPFMEKMGLTGYVISHNGAATVEVETRDIVHQFGMDEKALNPFMDYCREKGVHFDVNTAFGMYVDNVETLAGPVRHMYENYLMLPSNLPTWEELKEPVVKFTTFGEVADMEAVFEDWSKWTLPFNMLRSGEYFIDLMHEQASKGNALKQLAAKRGLKPEEVLAIGNYYNDITMLTFAGMGIAMDNSPVEVKAAADAVTASNNDDGVHEALVKYCLS; this is encoded by the coding sequence ATGACTTATAAACTGGTAGCACTGGACGTAGACGGAACGCTGTTAAACGACGATCACGTGATGACGGAGCGGACGATGAATACGGTCATGGAAGCTTCGAATAAGGGAATAGAAATTGTACTATGTACTGGACGGGGGCCGCAAAACACCATTCCATTTATGGAGAAAATGGGTTTGACCGGTTACGTCATCAGCCACAATGGTGCTGCTACGGTTGAAGTGGAGACCCGTGATATCGTGCACCAGTTTGGTATGGACGAGAAGGCCCTGAATCCGTTTATGGATTATTGCCGGGAAAAGGGAGTTCATTTTGATGTCAATACGGCGTTTGGCATGTATGTCGACAACGTAGAGACACTGGCAGGTCCTGTCCGCCATATGTACGAAAACTATCTAATGCTGCCTTCCAACCTGCCGACTTGGGAAGAGCTTAAAGAGCCGGTCGTGAAGTTCACGACATTTGGCGAGGTTGCGGACATGGAAGCCGTGTTCGAAGACTGGAGCAAGTGGACACTGCCCTTTAATATGCTTCGCAGCGGTGAGTATTTCATTGATCTTATGCATGAGCAGGCTTCGAAAGGGAACGCTCTGAAACAGCTGGCGGCCAAACGTGGGCTCAAGCCGGAAGAGGTTTTGGCCATCGGCAATTATTATAACGATATTACGATGCTAACGTTTGCTGGTATGGGCATTGCTATGGACAATTCCCCAGTAGAAGTGAAAGCAGCGGCAGATGCGGTGACGGCATCGAACAATGATGACGGTGTACACGAAGCATTAGTGAAGTACTGCTTGTCCTAA
- a CDS encoding GGDEF domain-containing protein, protein MSNDPTLWSAFPIFSITAVCGAFLAVLMLIMCLLMYSKQRKKAYIYMAAAFFFIMTYESLNIHQAFSGHPWQPSGTGMRSLQLFSFILLNLSVLLLYRRIRKVHYGLPAITAAMLLAPLFLPSSINPVWPDLYLTVIEWVVIYLSFSKIAPRIGQRFKYSLGLSIYSIWASIHIIYKYLSGGDKPGLPLQISAVLPLVFYSIIFFILFQRIIELMQSIYRSSITDGLTGLYNRRYFMKHLNHYVSNGTKISAIFCDIDNFKMLNDTQGHAHADEVLQQVATIMEEELDGIGLTGRYGGEELVAIVARKGSRVSQVAENIRFRIAEETIVTVSVGYSTLRKGVTADSLMKQADQAMYHSKSSGKNRVTDYRSIRAGSRTSNEAANLGSL, encoded by the coding sequence TTGTCCAACGATCCAACACTGTGGTCCGCATTTCCTATATTCAGCATTACGGCCGTGTGCGGAGCCTTTTTGGCTGTTTTAATGCTGATTATGTGTCTGCTGATGTACAGCAAACAGCGTAAGAAAGCTTATATTTACATGGCCGCCGCATTCTTCTTCATTATGACATATGAAAGTCTGAACATCCATCAAGCTTTCTCTGGACATCCATGGCAGCCAAGCGGGACAGGCATGCGTTCGCTTCAGCTTTTTTCCTTTATTTTGCTTAACCTCTCGGTTCTGCTTCTGTATCGCCGTATCAGGAAAGTGCATTATGGGCTTCCTGCAATAACTGCCGCAATGCTCCTGGCTCCGCTCTTCCTTCCGTCATCCATCAATCCTGTATGGCCGGATCTTTATTTAACCGTTATAGAGTGGGTTGTTATTTATTTGTCATTCTCCAAGATTGCTCCCCGTATCGGACAGCGATTTAAATACTCCCTGGGACTTTCCATCTATTCGATTTGGGCTTCTATACATATCATATATAAATACTTAAGCGGTGGTGACAAACCCGGTCTCCCGCTTCAAATCTCAGCCGTACTTCCCCTCGTATTTTACAGCATTATCTTTTTTATTCTGTTTCAGCGCATCATCGAGCTGATGCAGTCCATTTACCGCTCTTCCATTACGGACGGGCTGACTGGACTATATAATCGGCGCTATTTTATGAAACATCTGAATCATTACGTTTCGAACGGAACAAAGATTTCAGCCATTTTCTGCGATATCGACAATTTCAAAATGTTAAACGACACGCAAGGCCATGCCCATGCAGATGAAGTGCTGCAGCAAGTCGCTACGATCATGGAGGAGGAACTGGACGGTATCGGTCTTACCGGACGCTACGGCGGCGAGGAATTGGTTGCGATTGTTGCAAGGAAAGGGAGCAGGGTGTCACAAGTAGCGGAGAATATCAGGTTCCGCATAGCCGAAGAGACTATAGTCACCGTCAGCGTCGGGTACAGCACGCTCCGCAAAGGCGTAACCGCTGACAGCCTGATGAAACAGGCGGATCAGGCCATGTATCATTCCAAGAGTAGTGGCAAGAACCGCGTCACCGATTACCGAAGTATACGCGCCGGCTCCAGAACGTCAAATGAAGCCGCTAACTTAGGTTCGCTATAA
- a CDS encoding glycosyltransferase family 4 protein: MKLLQALFFPPEQPGGVSSMIPYLQDRFHSSRWDMEMFWLPKRIRNKGQEEPVFHTFDWKEFEQSPIVLKYIQTYVDYIWWIRLRLQKPYDLIHAHHPIAGLAMKTVFPDTPLIQTIHSSYERELILNGRIEENGLEHRFLISLYRELEYVSQKLITVSRSFANYLSSYVELPESIAIIPNGFDEKRFKPVPHENKIPQLITVCRLVPAKGLDVLLKACAELKRQGYDYVLHIIGDGPSRQELEDMAKDLGIYQETIFYGYTLHPEEFMPFFDIFVLPSRAEAFGSVFAEAALSCLALVGSNVGGIAEQIEDGVNGLLVPPEDYVALSEALEKVISDPQYRYELARSAWDTAKNRYSLTKSVNELKKLYLKYQP; encoded by the coding sequence ATGAAATTGCTGCAGGCCTTATTTTTCCCTCCTGAACAGCCGGGAGGCGTCTCTTCGATGATTCCTTATTTGCAGGACCGATTTCATTCTTCACGCTGGGACATGGAGATGTTTTGGCTCCCTAAAAGGATCCGCAACAAAGGACAAGAGGAGCCCGTATTTCACACCTTTGACTGGAAAGAATTCGAACAGAGCCCTATTGTTCTCAAATATATTCAAACGTACGTCGATTACATATGGTGGATCCGGCTTCGGCTCCAGAAGCCTTACGACTTGATCCATGCGCATCACCCCATTGCTGGTCTGGCCATGAAAACCGTATTTCCGGATACGCCGTTGATCCAGACGATTCATTCCAGCTACGAGCGGGAGCTTATTTTAAATGGAAGAATCGAAGAGAATGGGTTGGAGCATCGTTTTCTCATATCATTGTACCGGGAGTTAGAATACGTCAGTCAAAAGCTCATTACGGTGTCTCGGTCTTTTGCTAATTATTTGTCTTCATACGTTGAATTGCCAGAGTCCATTGCAATTATTCCAAACGGATTTGATGAAAAGCGTTTTAAGCCTGTGCCGCATGAGAATAAGATCCCCCAGCTCATTACGGTATGCCGCCTAGTTCCTGCAAAAGGACTGGATGTGCTACTCAAAGCTTGTGCAGAATTGAAACGCCAAGGCTATGACTATGTACTTCATATTATCGGGGACGGACCGTCCCGGCAAGAGTTGGAAGATATGGCGAAGGATCTCGGTATATATCAGGAAACGATATTTTACGGGTATACCTTGCATCCGGAAGAATTTATGCCGTTCTTTGATATTTTTGTACTTCCGTCGCGGGCAGAGGCGTTCGGTTCTGTTTTTGCGGAAGCCGCGCTGAGCTGCCTGGCGCTTGTAGGTAGTAATGTTGGAGGGATTGCCGAGCAGATTGAAGACGGTGTTAACGGTCTGCTCGTGCCTCCCGAGGATTATGTGGCCCTTAGTGAAGCACTTGAGAAGGTCATCTCAGATCCTCAGTATCGCTACGAGCTCGCTCGTTCAGCTTGGGATACAGCCAAGAATCGATACTCACTCACCAAATCAGTAAATGAGCTTAAGAAATTATATTTGAAATATCAACCTTAA
- a CDS encoding metallophosphoesterase family protein, translated as MLPFRFIHAADLHLDSPFAGMSGLTDRVRKHLQQSTFIALDRMVQLAVREKVDFVVISGDVYDSSNTSLRAQLRFMEALEMLDREHIPVFIIHGNHDPLDSPRLAVTLPPLVHVFGPVPESVTVVRRRDGQEVSVITGMSYLTSKVKENISLRYNKKAGASELFHIGLLHANVDGNQEHETYAPCSKKDLNTAGYHYWALGHIHSRRTLQESPYIVYPGNIQGRNIRETGPKGCYLVDVDETGAVAMDFRELDTVRWFDMEVSIGDCRHPEDLRLNVERLLTDISESYTTGFSMVRIRITGRGSIHRELEDGFILEDLLIDLRRKVDNQAGTVGFAGCVWVESFCLSSGAEIQLETLLQEDSFIGELLRLAETELAGDIGSDSVIGHALRPLMDQPEIRLLLTGSTREEQREWLRRAMELTALLLLDDQEAGGASA; from the coding sequence ATGCTTCCCTTCCGTTTTATTCATGCAGCAGATCTGCATCTGGACAGCCCGTTCGCGGGTATGTCCGGTTTAACAGATCGTGTACGCAAGCATTTGCAGCAATCGACCTTTATCGCGCTGGACCGGATGGTGCAGCTGGCGGTCCGTGAGAAGGTCGATTTCGTCGTTATTAGCGGGGATGTATATGACAGTTCAAACACGTCTTTACGAGCACAGCTCCGCTTCATGGAGGCGCTTGAGATGCTGGACCGGGAACATATCCCCGTATTTATCATTCATGGCAATCATGATCCACTGGACAGTCCAAGGCTGGCTGTAACCTTGCCACCACTTGTGCATGTATTCGGACCTGTACCTGAGTCGGTGACCGTGGTCCGCCGCAGAGATGGACAGGAGGTATCTGTCATTACCGGCATGTCTTATCTGACGTCCAAGGTGAAAGAGAATATATCGCTGCGGTATAACAAAAAGGCTGGGGCTTCCGAGCTGTTTCATATCGGGCTGCTTCATGCAAATGTGGATGGCAACCAGGAGCACGAAACATATGCTCCTTGCTCGAAGAAGGATTTAAATACTGCGGGCTATCATTATTGGGCACTGGGTCATATTCATTCCCGCCGGACGTTGCAAGAGTCGCCTTACATCGTTTATCCGGGCAACATACAGGGTAGAAACATCAGGGAGACCGGCCCGAAAGGTTGCTATCTGGTTGATGTGGATGAAACCGGAGCTGTCGCAATGGATTTCCGTGAACTGGATACGGTCCGGTGGTTCGATATGGAGGTTTCCATCGGAGACTGCCGTCATCCGGAGGACTTACGACTGAACGTGGAGCGCCTGTTGACCGACATATCAGAATCCTATACAACCGGATTCAGCATGGTTCGGATACGTATAACCGGCAGAGGGTCAATTCACCGGGAGCTTGAAGACGGATTTATTCTAGAGGATCTCCTAATCGATCTTCGCCGCAAAGTTGATAATCAAGCCGGAACAGTCGGTTTTGCAGGCTGCGTCTGGGTAGAGAGCTTTTGTCTTTCGTCTGGAGCGGAAATTCAGCTGGAGACACTGCTGCAGGAAGATAGCTTTATTGGAGAATTACTTCGTTTGGCCGAAACGGAGCTTGCTGGGGATATAGGAAGTGACAGTGTGATCGGTCATGCCTTAAGGCCGTTGATGGATCAACCGGAAATCCGGCTTTTACTCACAGGCTCTACACGGGAGGAACAGCGTGAATGGCTCCGGAGGGCGATGGAGCTTACGGCTCTTCTTCTGCTCGACGATCAGGAAGCCGGAGGTGCTTCGGCATGA
- a CDS encoding AAA family ATPase, translated as MRIQRVNIRGFGAIHDMELELSRPMTVLYGPNEAGKSSVLYFIRAMLYGFPGRTQSAQRGEPQDGGVHGGELSLVDEKGSTWIIRRFTRPPEGSVAGGKMERVSVTVRDSAGMVTEVGQQEMERDLLSGVSESMFRQLFAISLSELQEIRTLQSDEMNRYLFHAGIGGGNGIVRAERKLNQEMDKLFKPRGRVQESAKIVQDIEQLRGRIAESRSYLQQYNQVISELSEIDNGLSTLEIRRHRNMHELVLYRKAMEIRPLWLSWKEDNLEWSTLPDSSFFPLDGLNRWEMMTEEHRNLEQRSIRIQKADGDISSRLESLPENQLLERLGPQIEDLWSKRPMYLAGQTEKGELEAEYRLLNDRLYRILQDIDDSWTPDHLASLKVSASQREDIRRMGASFAGYDRRMETLSLEHRGAMRALAAAESSLREAQRSLREETERGSSHFFMIKPSNPRETLTVWSKLQLEAERWREERLTRSTSGASQLQEPLQKGMLPSYRKLLTGLIILTVLLPGVLLWTGAVEAAAASAVLLLGSDLYMWWNGRREQSLITSSGNVYGADGGIGNVGEKVVSSLMNALVEDPYAASTAENTLRRGQSSGQDRSSVDPVVMETRLRELRKLMEDWQSWQQRLGRLTAEVSTAEERVSEQNSELIHTERVIQQEEKRFLELEQQWENWLKARLLPNRLSPDAVMDILNWSEQGNELIRQLESLKIKIEKLTHEEERYEEDCLLVIREMGLGETTGSSLLEGVYQQWLGYKETMQERKLLSARTAELLTEAAEVADEILKLEERMQVLLKACGVEQEEEFLRLGAAAIRCDELERSVRHAEVAMFSGWNSEDRGQLEFILEQSDASELERRCQDQEEASSADDKVRDELQERRGRLLQEKESLEQKGLQEDALQQLEEKQSALKDIVVQYAVRSIGTELISRTRKFYEEEKQPHVLRLASGYVERLTGGAYIRVLMRMGDQMLLVEQKDGTVIESARLSRGTAEQLYLAMRLALAELMPHKEKIPMVLDDIFVNFDMERLGYALQLLAEVSSTRQIILMTCHDHVVKMMRELHPSVQIIEM; from the coding sequence ATGAGAATACAACGGGTAAATATTCGCGGTTTCGGTGCGATACATGACATGGAGTTGGAGCTGAGTCGCCCCATGACCGTATTATATGGGCCGAATGAAGCCGGAAAGAGCAGTGTTTTATATTTCATTAGAGCGATGCTGTACGGCTTTCCGGGCCGTACACAATCCGCTCAGCGCGGAGAGCCGCAGGATGGGGGCGTTCATGGAGGCGAACTGTCTCTGGTGGATGAAAAAGGTAGTACATGGATAATCAGACGTTTCACTCGTCCTCCTGAAGGATCGGTGGCTGGGGGGAAGATGGAACGTGTGAGTGTAACCGTACGAGACTCTGCAGGTATGGTCACGGAAGTGGGTCAGCAGGAGATGGAACGAGATCTACTCAGCGGTGTGTCGGAGAGCATGTTCCGACAGTTGTTTGCCATTTCACTCAGTGAATTACAGGAGATTCGTACACTTCAGTCCGATGAGATGAACAGGTATTTGTTTCATGCGGGAATTGGAGGTGGAAATGGTATTGTTCGGGCGGAGCGAAAGCTGAACCAGGAAATGGACAAGCTGTTTAAACCGAGAGGGAGAGTTCAAGAGAGCGCGAAGATCGTCCAGGACATCGAGCAGCTGCGAGGCCGTATTGCGGAGAGCCGCTCATATCTTCAACAGTACAATCAGGTAATCTCCGAGTTAAGCGAGATCGATAATGGTCTGTCTACGTTGGAGATAAGACGTCATAGAAATATGCATGAGCTGGTCTTGTATCGCAAAGCGATGGAAATCCGGCCGCTATGGCTATCTTGGAAGGAGGACAATCTCGAATGGTCCACTCTTCCTGACAGCTCTTTTTTTCCTTTGGATGGACTTAACCGCTGGGAAATGATGACCGAAGAGCACAGAAATTTGGAGCAGCGGTCCATTCGGATTCAGAAAGCGGATGGGGACATTTCTTCCCGTCTTGAAAGTCTCCCTGAGAATCAGTTGCTAGAAAGGCTCGGTCCTCAAATCGAAGATTTGTGGTCAAAAAGACCGATGTATCTAGCAGGTCAGACAGAGAAAGGCGAGTTGGAAGCCGAGTACAGACTGCTGAATGACCGCCTTTATCGTATTTTACAGGATATTGATGATTCATGGACTCCAGATCACCTGGCATCGCTTAAAGTGTCAGCCTCCCAGCGGGAGGATATACGCCGAATGGGGGCTTCATTTGCCGGATATGACCGCCGGATGGAGACACTGTCTCTTGAGCATAGAGGCGCTATGCGGGCGCTAGCAGCTGCTGAATCATCACTGCGGGAAGCGCAGCGGAGTCTTCGTGAAGAGACGGAAAGAGGGAGCTCCCACTTTTTCATGATTAAGCCTTCCAACCCGCGGGAGACGCTTACCGTATGGAGTAAGCTTCAACTTGAAGCGGAACGCTGGAGGGAAGAACGGCTGACCCGCTCTACGTCAGGGGCATCACAATTGCAGGAGCCCTTGCAAAAAGGAATGCTGCCGTCTTACCGTAAGTTATTAACAGGGTTAATCATCCTGACTGTACTTCTTCCAGGAGTGCTGCTGTGGACGGGAGCGGTGGAAGCAGCGGCAGCTTCAGCGGTGTTGCTTCTTGGAAGTGATCTCTATATGTGGTGGAATGGTCGACGTGAGCAATCCTTGATCACAAGTTCGGGAAATGTTTATGGAGCGGACGGGGGAATCGGTAATGTGGGTGAGAAAGTAGTTTCTAGCCTGATGAACGCCCTTGTTGAAGATCCCTATGCCGCTTCTACAGCAGAGAATACACTTCGGCGTGGACAGAGCAGCGGACAAGACCGCTCTTCTGTGGATCCTGTGGTGATGGAGACCCGTCTGCGCGAATTGCGAAAATTGATGGAAGATTGGCAGTCCTGGCAGCAGCGGCTGGGGCGGCTTACAGCTGAAGTGAGTACGGCAGAAGAGCGGGTATCGGAGCAAAATTCCGAGCTTATACATACAGAGCGGGTAATTCAGCAGGAGGAGAAGCGCTTTCTCGAGCTGGAACAGCAGTGGGAAAATTGGCTTAAAGCGAGGCTGTTACCGAACCGTCTCTCACCGGACGCGGTTATGGACATACTTAACTGGTCTGAACAGGGGAATGAGCTGATCAGACAGCTGGAGAGTCTGAAGATCAAAATAGAGAAGCTGACGCATGAAGAAGAACGTTATGAGGAGGATTGTCTTCTTGTTATCCGTGAGATGGGGCTGGGAGAAACAACGGGATCATCTCTGCTGGAAGGCGTTTATCAACAGTGGCTTGGCTATAAAGAGACGATGCAAGAACGGAAACTGTTATCTGCAAGGACTGCCGAGTTGTTGACAGAGGCTGCCGAAGTTGCCGATGAAATCCTCAAGCTGGAAGAACGGATGCAGGTTCTGCTAAAAGCTTGCGGCGTTGAGCAGGAGGAGGAGTTCCTCCGGCTAGGTGCTGCTGCTATCCGGTGTGACGAGTTGGAGCGCAGCGTACGTCATGCGGAAGTTGCGATGTTCAGCGGCTGGAATTCGGAAGACCGGGGGCAGCTGGAGTTCATACTGGAGCAGTCTGATGCTTCTGAGCTTGAAAGACGGTGTCAGGATCAAGAAGAGGCATCATCTGCAGATGATAAAGTGAGAGACGAGCTGCAGGAACGACGCGGCCGTCTTTTGCAGGAGAAGGAGAGTCTGGAACAAAAGGGGTTGCAGGAGGATGCTCTTCAGCAGCTGGAGGAGAAGCAATCGGCCTTAAAAGACATTGTTGTTCAGTATGCCGTTCGTTCGATCGGAACAGAACTGATCAGCCGGACCCGTAAATTTTACGAAGAAGAAAAGCAGCCCCACGTCCTAAGACTCGCTTCCGGATATGTAGAGCGATTAACCGGTGGTGCTTATATCAGGGTACTGATGCGGATGGGGGATCAGATGCTGCTGGTTGAGCAGAAAGACGGAACGGTTATTGAGAGCGCGCGTCTAAGTCGGGGAACGGCAGAACAGCTGTATTTGGCGATGCGCCTCGCCTTGGCGGAGCTTATGCCGCATAAAGAAAAGATACCGATGGTGCTGGATGATATTTTCGTGAATTTCGATATGGAACGATTGGGATATGCTCTTCAGCTACTTGCAGAGGTATCTTCCACAAGACAGATCATCCTGATGACCTGTCATGATCATGTGGTAAAGATGATGCGGGAGCTTCATCCATCAGTGCAAATTATAGAGATGTAA